From Vigna unguiculata cultivar IT97K-499-35 chromosome 5, ASM411807v1, whole genome shotgun sequence, the proteins below share one genomic window:
- the LOC114184841 gene encoding SNF2 domain-containing protein CLASSY 4-like, protein MNPGTAIACRTRYRRRKLFEDALIMSRKKKKARERESISSKGEDGSGKMEPVSPFSVGLSMNSERVSSESGFQPLGGHENDPIEISDGDNGSETEEGLRESENDIFCVEVEKKSEEDEGSFVLGDKVVNFDDDNCGCVSDKPDVLTIDDDEEDDLLSSSTDSEDKETSDEDFLVADDDDGFETEGSTTSDESNGDDGRGGDDVRGVQRKILKGMVRKMESDAESSEIRERKGERKGNEQVDVEELWRMADCTSATSSKSEIYKKEGQHVAHKDEEKRVQSVIADSEVFGVHVKNSGCSMSSEALEHMKKSDSATLQKQIGDPAVVEKSGRNKNINVDLVDIDDIKRKGNQQNKGTGLRSVSFRPKNQAKIGDSAKIVMEKDKEGEPKYWFHSNNRKKDGDGAVDDETGDKELYEVTRMPSTLKNKCYQIFTECFMGKNDSVKDNSYKLDEKDDVVAEGETQALVSREPTPLNCSFMNEEEPVEKSEEDELDMLWAEMDMLLRAEEIGTQVNNMGTNEATENGESSAPKCKHDTIFNEQIGIYCRWCGWTVTEIKYITPPFVDSERYGGRMASSSEGKTSLLDGAMLNESGDDDSEVIWSQKEGTVWDLIPDIKQSLYPHQQEGFEFIWRNLAGTIDLAKLKSVDPCNEGGCIISHAPGTGKTRLTMVFLQSYLQLFPKCLPVIIAPSSILLTWEDELRKWKLGIPFHNLNSAELSGNEQLISEVDWYGNQRQNKDAIRMVKLCSWYKEKSILLISYNLYEKLAGATSVGGGGKDKNNKKFGKKKRAKTREYIESGMGKVLRDYPGLLVLDEGHTPRNQNSYIWKVLSESRTQKRILLSGTPFQNNFLELYNILCLMKPSFPDSIPQELKKFCQSRLMQGGKASKEMNWEHVSSGNPADVKINQLKLLMNPFVHVHKGSILEKNLPGLRECVLVLKPDILQQETLESIECSQNVLNFEHKLALVSVHPSLFLSCSLSEKEESIIDKDRLEKIRLNPYAGVKTKFLIEFIRLCDAVNEKVLVFSQFIDTLDLIKEQLESALNWTVGMEVLYMYGRLDQKQKQSLIYSFNDANSRAKVLLASIKASSEGINLVGASRVVLLDVVWNPSVERQAICRAYRLGQKKVVFTYHLLAQDTPECTKYCKQAEKNRLSELVFSNKNAESDKLKSSGVMLEDFEDRVLDVMVQHEKLKDMIGECLIQPRKRDLEILGP, encoded by the exons ATGAATCCAGGGACTGCCATTGCTTGCAGGACGCGTTACAGGAGGAGAAAGTTGTTTGAGGATGCTTTAATAATGAGtcggaagaagaagaaggcacggGAACGTGAATCAATCTCCTCCAAGGGTGAAGATGGAAGTGGGAAAATGGAACCTGTGTCACCATTTTCTGTTGGTCTTTCAATGAACAGTGAAAGAGTATCATCCGAAAGTGGATTTCAGCCTTTGGGAGGACATGAGAACGACCCAATTGAAATCAGTGATGGTGACAATGGCAGTGAGACTGAAGAGGGGTTGAGGGAGTCTGAGAACGATATATTTTGTGTTGAAGTAGAAAAGAAGAGCGAAGAAGATGAAGGGTCTTTTGTGTTGGGTGATAAAGTTGTGAACTTTGACGATGATAACTGTGGTTGTGTATCTGACAAGCCGGATGTATTGACTATTGATGATGACGAGGAGGATGATCTGCTTTCGTCTTCAACTGATAGTGAGGATAAGGAGACGAGCGATGAAGATTTTCTGGTtgctgatgatgatgatggctTTGAGACTGAAGGCTCGACGACCAGTGACGAGAGTAATGGTGATGATGGTCGTGGTGGTGATGATGTGAGGGGAGTTCAGAGGAAGATATTGAAGGGTATGGTGAGAAAGATGGAGAGTGATGCTGAAAGCAGTGAGATTCGTGAAAGAAAAGGTGAAAGAAAAGGTAATGAACAGGTAGATGTGGAGGAACTATGGAGGATGGCTGATTGTACTAGTGCGACCTCTAGTAAATCTGAGATTTATAAGAAGGAAGGACAACATGTAGCACataaagatgaagaaaagagAGTGCAAAGTGTCATTGCAGATTCTGAAGTTTTTGGTGTTCACGTGAAAAATTCAGGTTGTTCTATGTCTTCTGAAGCACTGGAGCATATGAAGAAAAGTGATAGTGCGACATTGCAGAAACAGATAGGAGATCCAGCTGTGGTCGAGAAGAGTGggagaaataaaaatatcaatgttgACTTGGTAGATATTGAtgatattaaaagaaaaggGAATCAACAAAACAAAGGAACAGGTTTGAGAAGTGTTTCTTTTCGTCCCAAAAACCAAGCGAAGATAGGAGATTCGGCTAAAATTGTAATGGAAAAGGACAAGGAAGGGGAACCAAAATATTGGTTTCATAGCAATAACCGTAAGAAGGACGGGGACGGAGCAGTGGATGATGAAACTGGTGACAAAGAGTTGTATGAAGTAACAAGGATGCCATCCACGTTGAAAAacaaatgttatcaaatttttacTGAATGTTTTATGGGCAAGAATGATTCTGTTAAGGATAATTCATATAAGTTGGATGAAAAGGATGATGTTGTTGCTGAGGGTGAGACTCAGGCATTAGTTTCCAGGGAGCCAACCCCTTTGAATTGTTCTTTTATGAACGAAGAAGAACCTGTTGAAAAATCAGAGGAAGATGAGTTAGATATGTTGTGGGCTGAAATGGACATGTTGCTTCGAGCTGAAGAAATTGGGACCCAG gTTAATAATATGGGGACAAATGAAGCAACAGAAAACGGAGAAAGTTCAGCCCCGAAGTGCAAGCATGACACCATCTTTAATGAGCAGATTGGGATATATTGTAGATGGTGTGGTTGGACCGTCACTGAAATCAAATATATCACACCACCATTT GTGGATTCTGAAAGATATGGTGGTAGAATGGCGTCATCTAGTGAAGGGAAAACCTCACTATTGGATGGGGCTATGTTGAATGAGTCTGGTGATGATGACTCGGAGGTCATTTGGTCTCAGAAAGAAGGCACAGTTTGGGACCTTATTCCTGACATCAAACAGAGCTTGTATCCTCATCAACAAGAAGGGTTTGAGTTTATTTGGAGAAACTTGGCAGGAACTATTGACCTTGCCAAATTGAAGAGTGTTGACCCTTGCAATGAAGGAGGCTGCATTATTTCTCATGCTCCTGGAACAGGAAAGACTAGGTTGACCATGGTGTTTCTTCAGTCATATTTGCAATTGTTTCCAAAGTGTCTACCTGTTATCATTGCTCCTTCCAGCATATTGCTTACCTGGGAAGACGAGCTGAGAAAGTGGAAACTAGGAATTCCATTCCATAACTTGAACAGTGCTGAATTATCAGGGAACGAACAACTCATCAGTGAAGTTGATTGGTATGGTAACCAGAGGCAGAATAAGGATGCCATAAGGATGGTGAAATTGTGTTCATGGTACAAAGAAAAGAGCATTCTACTAATCAGCTACAATTTGTATGAGAAGCTAGCAGGGGCCACTTCTGTAGGTGGTGGGGGAAAagataagaataataaaaagttcGGGAAAAAGAAACGTGCAAAGACAAGGGAGTACATTGAAAGTGGAATGGGAAAGGTTCTGCGTGACTATCCTGGTTTGCTAGTACTTGACGAAGGACACACTCCTCGGAACCAGAATAGTTATATTTGGAAGGTTCTTTCTGAAAGTAGAACTCAGAAGAGAATTCTTCTCTCAGGGACTCCTTTCCAGAACAACTTTTTGGAACTTTACAATATTTTGTGCTTGATGAAACCATCCTTTCCTGACAGCATCCCACAAGAACTCAAGAAGTTTTGCCAAAGTAGACTAATGCAAGGAGGAAAAGCTTCGAAAGAAATGAATTGGGAACATGTTTCTTCTGGAAATCCAGCTGATGTAAAAATAAACCAGCTAAAATTGCTGATGAACCCCTTTGTTCATGTTCACAAAGGTAGCATTCTTGAGAAGAACCTTCCTGGGTTGAGAGAATGTGTGTTGGTTCTGAAGCCAGACATTTTGCAGCAAGAAACTCTAGAGAGCATTGAATGCTCTCAAAACGTACTAAACTTTGAACACAAGTTGGCCTTGGTCTCAGTCCATCCATCCCTTTTCCTCAGCTGCTCCTtgtcagaaaaagaagaatctaTTATTGACAAGGATAGGTTGGAAAAAATTAGACTGAACCCTTATGCAGGGGTGAAAACCAAGTTTCTGATCGAGTTTATAAGACTATGCGATGCAGTTAATGAGAAAGTCCTTGTTTTCAGCCAATTCATTGATACTTTAGACTTAATCAAGGAGCAGCTGGAGTCTGCATTGAATTGGACTGTGGGGATGGAAGTGTTATATATGTATGGCAGGCTTGACCAAAAGCAGAAACAGTCCCTCATTTATAGTTTCAATGATGCAAATAGCCGAGCAAAGGTGTTACTTGCTTCTATAAAAGCATCCTCTGAAGGCATTAACTTAGTTGGAGCTTCAAGGGTGGTGCTTCTTGATGTTGTTTGGAATCCCTCGGTGGAAAGGCAAGCTATTTGCCGAGCATATAGACTTGGACAGAAGAAAGTTGTTTTTACTTATCATCTTCTTGCCCAGGACACCCCTGAATGCACCAAATATTGCAAACAAGCTGAAAAGAACCGATTATCTGAACTGGttttctcaaataaaaatgCTGAAAGCGATAAGCTCAAGAGTAGTGGAGTAATGCTTGAGGATTTTGAGGATAGAGTTCTTGATGTCATGGTTCAGCATGAAAAACTCAAGGATATGATTGGTGAATGTCTAATTCAACCTAGGAAGAGAGATTTGGAGATCTTGGGTCCCTGA